Within Winogradskyella helgolandensis, the genomic segment TGGAGTATCTATGGAGTATCTATGGAGTATCTATGGAGTATCTATGGAGTATCTATGGAGTATCTATGGAGTATCTACGGAACAATATCAAAGCATTTTTATGAAATAGCTTTCCATTAAAAACTTATACTTCGACTTATAAAATAATATCTGCAACGTCACTTTGTTCCCACCACTGAAAATCAATACGTTTTATTCTGCACGTTTAAATGCACTATTCCTTTCTCGGAATTAACAACAACAACTTATAATTGTTTCAATAAATAGTTAATTAAATCTGTGGTCGTAACAATTCCAACTAAGCTTCCATTATCTACTACTGGCAATGCATGAAATTCCTTTTGAGCTAAAATCATAGCGACATCTTTTATAGATGCATCAGAATTCACCGTGATTACATTTTTAGCCATTACCTGATCTATTGTAAACATATTATAGACTAAGGTTTCAATTTCGGTTTCGCTTTCGTCTACAGCATCCGCAAAGCTAATTCGAAGCAAATCCGTATAACTTAGCATACCAATAATAGTGTCTTTATTAACCACCGGAATATGCCTGATTTTATGTCTCTTAAATAAAA encodes:
- a CDS encoding CBS domain-containing protein codes for the protein MRNIEPVSTIMSTNIITLKKGDELETAELLFKRHKIRHIPVVNKDTIIGMLSYTDLLRISFADAVDESETEIETLVYNMFTIDQVMAKNVITVNSDASIKDVAMILAQKEFHALPVVDNGSLVGIVTTTDLINYLLKQL